A window of Centroberyx gerrardi isolate f3 chromosome 6, fCenGer3.hap1.cur.20231027, whole genome shotgun sequence genomic DNA:
CTGGAAAGTGTTTTCTCTTagtgaagagagaaaggaattaAACTTTGCCTTGAAATATTCTATGAATCTTCACAACATAATCTGTCAATTTGTAGATTTTAAAAACCAAGCCAAATCCTGTTTAACTAAGCCAGTTGTAGGCTGTGGTAGGCTTTCTCTTGCCAGTATCCTTGTGTTTCATAGTCTTATTTGATTACATTACTTAATCAATGATACTATTTGTGCATGTTTTGAGACATGCGAGGCTACATAAGCCATATAGTAACTTGTGTTGTACCTAACTTCTACTGTACATAGTTGTGTAGATGAGGATGTACACTGGTCCTCTTTCTCAGAGGTAAGGAAGAGAGAGTTAGTTCAAATGGTACTGTGCTTGCTTATCATGTGAGAAGTAATAGGATTGATGCCTGTATTCTCCAAGACAGGTTTTGAGTTATAGCTATATTGACATGGATAGGCTAACTTCTTCTATATACAAAAACTGGATGGCGATCACCCACAAATACCAAACTTAAACATACATATGGGGCAAAGGACTAGAATGGTTTTGAATGGTATGACCTTTTATACAGGTCACAAACACCATCCAACAGTTGACATGGTTACGACTCTAGCATTTCCTTATACTCATACTTCCTTTTCATTTACAGACAACATTACATATAATAATTCTGGGCATATATCTGAATGTAAGTGCTCACAAGAATCCACCTTTGATAATGGTCAAAATGGGCTTTAGTTCAAAAGGAAGGGTTTTTAATGTAGCTCTGTATTTAGCCCATTAGGCACTGTGTGGAGTCCATAAAAGGCTTCATTCTGTAATAGTCTGAGATCCAGACTGCCACCGTGCCTAGGACAATGTACTCTCTCAAGCTAGAAATGGAGTGGTTTAACTGAATGAAGTGCCTTGCTATAGGGGAATAGGCATCTTGTGTCATAATGGCACTCCTGTGTTCTGTTATGCTGACTAGGGCAACTTCTTAGCAGTATTAAACTGCAAGCCAGAATATTAACTGTATTAGACAAAGTGTTGAAaccacacacaaccacacttTCTGTGGAAAAagatgaaagtgtttttttgtaacTAGAATTTTACCTATTGTCAACACTGTAATACCTGCACTGACATCATAGAGCATGGAACTGTTTCACCATCCTTGAGTAATTGTACTGTGTCAAATCTTCTTGGAAGAGAAAATTCAGTCAAACTTAATTTAAAATGATTATTATCATCTCTAATAATATCTTTGCTACTTGTGTTTTCATTGTCATTGTTGATgctcttgctgctgctgttttgttttgctttggcaatgcaAGAGGATCTTATGCCAAATACCCTTTAAATTATATTGAAATTAaactgagagaggagaaagagggaaatatTGAGAGTGAAATAGCTTGCAGGAAAAGTGAaatggtgaatgtgtgtgtgtgtgtttgcgtgtgtgtgtttttgtgcatgcatgtgtgtatctattAATCGTCTGACTTTTAACTGAAAGCAAATGCAGAACATGAAATGGATATAGAGAGTGGCTATGAGCAAACACTTCACCCAAAGGCCATCAGAGCACTGTGAAGTACTGACAAACACACCCAGTGATTGTTATTTGCTCTCTAGGGTGTTGGGAAATTGAAAAtgtgaccaacacacacacacacacacacacacacacacactaacacatccTGTCCGCCTGCGTTGGTCaagtacatgcatgtgcactcacacacacacacacacacacacacacacacactctctctccagcagccaTAAAGAACTAAGGTATTCTCATGAATTTGAGTCTAAggtacagtgtgtctctctctactgtcccAAAACCTATGCTATTCCTCTGTGCCTGATTATTGGCATAGTGCAATGAAATGGGTTGTGGTCTACTGGCACTCTgtgttccctcctcctcctcctcaccttcctcctccctttcacTTACTCTGCCAGGAATTATGAAATCATGCGTCACTGAcagactgcacacacatacccacacagaGGAATAaacttacaacacacacactcacaaaatatacacacagtttttaaaaatacagttttgtttttacagtttaAGTAAACGCAGATTTACAAGACACAGCTAACAATCCTCCACAGACACGCGcgcacactcagacacacacacaaaaacacacacacacacacacacacgcatgaagtGTTTGCAGCTGAAGGGGTGTCAGTTGTTAAATGGCATGAGTCAGAGTCTGAGATTGCCATAGAGGAAATGGCTAAAGCCAATCACTTATTCGCCCACGTGCTGCCATGAAAGAAATGGATATGATTGATGTTGGTGATGGAGGCGGTAGTGAAAAGTCTGCATTAATCTCTGTGTGTAACAGTCTCCTCCAGACAGTGTGAGCTGTGAGTGGGAGACTCTAGACAGACTTCAGACGTATCCACTGGCAATGAGATGACGCAAGGCTAAACTAACctattagggttagggtttggggcTAGTTGAAAGCTAGCAAACTCGTATCAATCCtactatttatttgtttttagtttttttagtAAGAAAGTAATTACTGGCATTAATTAttagcaaccactagtaattAACTAGCAAATGCCTAGTAACTCCCTGgcaaccactagtaatcacttagcaaccacctagtaagaccctagcaaccactagtaatcacctagcaactACCTAGGAACTCCCCAGCAACACCTAGCAACTACCTTGGAACTCCAGAGAAACCACTAGTAATCACCTAGCAGCCATCAAGTAaaaccctagcaaccactagtaatcaccTAGCAGCTACCAAGTAaaaccctagcaaccactagtaatcaccTAGCAGCTACCAAGTAaaaccctagcaaccactagtaatcaccTAGCAGCTACCAAGTAAAACCCTAGTAACCACTAGTAATCACCTAGCTataccctagcaaccactagtaatcaccAGCAACCACCAAGTAAAACCCTAGCAACGACTAATAATCacatagcaaccacctagttATACCCCagcaaccactagtaatcacATAGCAAGTgcctagtaacaccctagcaaccactaatAATCACCTAGCAACTGCTTAGTAACACCCTATcaaccactagtaatcaccTTGGAACCACCTAGTCACactctagcaaccacctagttaTACCCCAGCAACCGCTAGTAATCATGTAGCAAGTgcctagtaacaccctagcaaccactaataatcacctagcaactgctcagtaacaccctagcaaccactaataatcacctagcaaccacctagtgaCACCCTAGCAATCACTAACAACCCTAAAGCCCTAACAACCACTACTAATCGCATAGCAACCATCTAGTAACACCcttgccactactactactcctgctgttgctgctattactgctGATGCTGCAAGTACACACAATTTCTCCAGGAAATGTAGGTTTCTACTTTAATACTGCAATTCTTAACCCAGGGTTGAGTTCATGAATTGTTGTATTGACTCTGCAAAACCAGGGATAGTCGTACTCTAGAGCAGGGCTTGATGAGCATTTTTCCACTTTAGAATGTACTGGTGTCAAATGTTAATTATCTGAACTCAGTTGGCCTTGGGTTAAAGATGTTACAGAATGCAGTTAGCCCTGGGCCAAGTCCAATGTGGACAAGGCTCGAGCTGATAGCACTCAAGTGTGAATCAAGGGAATACTGATCTCTCATGACCTCTGGTGGAGAGCATGAGCATGAACAGCCACAAAACATcagaattttattttgaatAGGAATACCCCCTTCTATCCATTTTAATTCTGTCAGTGTCATTCACAATGTAGGTTAAAATAGTTACATTAATATCCAACTAATGACCTCTtcatctctatctgtctcttactttctgtatttctctctctttgtctgtctctctctcccagaatgTGAAGGGAGCTACCATGCCGATGCCCTCTGTCGAATCCTTCCCCACGGAAACTCTCCTCTCGGGACCCTTCTCCTCCTCGGACTTCTACTCATCAGAGTTCCACCCTATAGAGTCCTACACTACAGAAGGCCTCATCGCCAGCatcagcaacaccagcaacatcGGCAGGTCAGGCGGCCCTCGCTGCACCTACAAGGAGGACTTCAAACGTATCCTACTTCCTGCCGTCTACAGCTTTGTCTTCCTGCTCGGCCTTCCTCTCAACGCTGCCGTCATACTGAAGATATGGAAGCGGCGGCCCAACCTGTCCCGGAACAACATCTACATGCTCAACTTGGCCACCGCCGACTTCCTGTACGTGATGTCGCTTCCCCTGCTCATCTACAACTATGCCAGCCATGACTACTGGCCCTTTGGGGAGCTTGCCTGCAAATTGGTCAGGTTTCAGTTCTACAGGTGAGGTATTTGACTGGCTATTGGTTAATTATCTATGTATGCGTCTGTGTATGTATTCCTTTATTCATTTACTTTCCAGGGTGAGGTtaagcgagtaaacttgttcttTCTTATCATTGCCCTGCTCTACCTTCACAGAGTTACACAAAATCAGAACTAGAACTAGGCTATAGTACAACAGTCTTCTACTATTTGCCACTGATGGCCATTCTCACCGATATGATGTAAAGTTTTGGATTGAGAGCTTTGAATATGATTTAAGTTTAGCACCACACAGCATGACATGATACATATGTGATAGATGTAATACAGTGCAATACAAAAGAACGCAGTACAATAAGGTTTGACATGACCGTATTTTCCTTCCCCTGTTTTGCAGTAATCTGCATGGCAGCATTCTGTTCCTCACCTGCATCAGCATGCAGCGCTACGTGGGCATCTGCCACCCACTAGCCAGCTGGCACAAGCAGGGTGGGCGCAGGCTGGCATGGTGTATCTGCGGAGGGGTATGGCTGGTGGTCGCCATCCTCTGCGCACCGACCTTCCATTTCGCTGCGACAGGAATCCAGCGCAACCGCACAGTGTGCTATGATTTAAGTCGGCCGGAGCATTCTTTAGGCTACTATCCCTACGGCATGGCCCTGACCTTCCTCGGTTTTCTGTTGCCTTTTATGGGCGTGATGGTGTGCTACTGCCGGATGGCCCGCTTGCTCTGCCGCCCGGTGTCCTACCAGGGTGTTTCCACGGCGACTGGGGAGAAACGGGACAAGGCGGTACGGATGATCATCGTGGTGGCGGCAGTGTTCTCTATTAGCTTCCTGCCGTTTCACCTCACCAAGACCATGTACCTTCTGGTGCGCGCGCTGCCTGCCGCACCCTGCGAGACACGGAACTTGTTTTCCATCATCTATAAAAGCACCAGGCCGTTTGCCAGCATGAACAGTGTTCTGGACCCTATTCTGTTCTACTTCACCCAGCCACGCTACCGCAGGAGCACCAGGAAGTTTGTGCTCAAAGTCACCACCCTCAAGGACAAGGGCACCAGTGTGTGACCGACCAGTAGATCACAAACCGCAGTGGTACTTCTTCAAAGTCTGCTTGCCGGACCAGTGGTGGTTCCTAGGATGTTGCGGCGTGGTATTTGTTCTGGTTAGCTGTTTTCAGAACAATTTTCCTCATGCGAGTTGTAATGTAAGGCATGGTCCTTGAAGGTAGCACTTGTATAGCTTGCCATTCCCTGTAACAAAGGACCACGCCTTCCAAAAAGAGTCCAAAAAGGCGCTGGCATAGAGGAACACTCTAGAGAGGCTTCTAAACTGCAACCTGGATGTTGTAATCTGGCAATCTGAAAGGTAATTGAGAAACCTCAAACTGGAGCCGAGACTAAGAAGAACTAGGTGGAGAAATTCTCTGTGTTACAATTTATATGAATAGTCTATTATGGCAATACTTCCATAACCATAAAATCACACTGAACCATCATAGCCTATGGATGTATTTCAGGCATTTTGGAGGCATTCATTTCTCGTGGAGATTCCAGATTATTTTCTATCATCCTTATCGCATATTTGTTATGGCAGAACAATACTGTAACATGTAAGCGCTGACATAAGCGCGGTGGTGTCATCAGCAGACCTGACACGCGACAACATCCCCTGCTGTCCCCTTTCCTATCAGTCTTCACTGTGCACTGTGCAGTAAAGGAGAAATGTTGTAATATAGTCTCTTTTTCTAAAGGAGGGTTtcacacctctttctctctctgcctctctccattgTGCACTGTGTTGTAAGAAATGCTAGGAAATAATATAAAACAACTGGTGTCTTCCACTCAAGTCACTCTCCACATAGAACAATGCATGCAAGATCATTATATGTGACCATGTGTGTGATCCTGAGGTGGATATACTATatagataaagaaagagagaaggaaagaacaAGTACTTTTAAAGGATAAAATCCACCATGGTTCTAAACCATGTAAAAATACTGAAAACTATCATGTATTTATGACTGCATGTTAAAATTGCATGAAGTACTGACTTATAACATTGTTATTTGTTCACATGTAGTGAGAGTTTGTGTTCTGGTAGGAAATTAACAGGTGCTAGGTTTAAAAATGCCTGAGAAATGTAGGTTTGCAGATGCAAAAATGGCGATGGAAATAAGGAAAACaggattgaaaatgaaaaatatgtgcACCTTTTTATATCAGTAGTGTGTTATATTTCCATATGAAGGATTCTGCTGAAATTTCCCCAAAAGTAAATTCAACCCCTGTTCTTTCAACTTTATCCTAGCTACAGGGATTGTTGTTACATATTTTGACCACTGGATGGTGTGTGCGAATTTTAGGCATGGTCTAACTTTAGGTTCAACTCTGTGGTTTGctgcttcctgtgtgtgtgtatccttccCATGAAATGAGGAGTATTTGTGTGCCAAGCACTCACCTCTGTTGATGCAAGCGCTATTTGATAGTGATGTCTATGAGAAGAAGCACTGTGCTCTTAAAGAGGTGCTTGTACTGTGTGCACTGCCTTGTT
This region includes:
- the p2ry6 gene encoding P2Y purinoceptor 3, yielding MPMPSVESFPTETLLSGPFSSSDFYSSEFHPIESYTTEGLIASISNTSNIGRSGGPRCTYKEDFKRILLPAVYSFVFLLGLPLNAAVILKIWKRRPNLSRNNIYMLNLATADFLYVMSLPLLIYNYASHDYWPFGELACKLVRFQFYSNLHGSILFLTCISMQRYVGICHPLASWHKQGGRRLAWCICGGVWLVVAILCAPTFHFAATGIQRNRTVCYDLSRPEHSLGYYPYGMALTFLGFLLPFMGVMVCYCRMARLLCRPVSYQGVSTATGEKRDKAVRMIIVVAAVFSISFLPFHLTKTMYLLVRALPAAPCETRNLFSIIYKSTRPFASMNSVLDPILFYFTQPRYRRSTRKFVLKVTTLKDKGTSV